In Hamadaea flava, a genomic segment contains:
- a CDS encoding lysophospholipid acyltransferase family protein, with translation MPVLYTVGQWTVAPLLKLGWAPEIEGRENIPETGGAIFAGNHLSVADEFMLGAVVSPRRVSFWAKSDYFTGKGPSGLFFRTLMNGLGAIPVNREGGRAALSAFDSAIPVLQEGGLVCVYPEGTRSPDGRLYRGRTGVARLALAAGVPIIPVGSQGTDKIQPTGQVLPKLRRGEVTIKFGKPIVVDKWQDAESTSSAAREITDTVMSAIQALTGQEYVPRYAPKRVES, from the coding sequence GTGCCCGTGCTTTACACGGTGGGTCAGTGGACGGTCGCTCCACTCCTGAAGCTCGGCTGGGCGCCCGAGATCGAGGGCCGGGAGAACATTCCCGAGACGGGTGGGGCGATCTTCGCCGGCAACCATCTCTCGGTGGCGGACGAGTTCATGCTCGGCGCGGTCGTCAGCCCGCGGCGGGTCTCGTTCTGGGCGAAGTCCGACTACTTCACCGGCAAGGGCCCGTCCGGCCTCTTCTTCCGGACCCTGATGAACGGCCTGGGCGCGATCCCGGTCAACCGGGAGGGTGGCCGGGCGGCGCTGAGCGCCTTCGACTCGGCCATCCCGGTCCTGCAGGAGGGTGGCCTGGTCTGCGTCTACCCCGAAGGCACCCGGTCGCCCGACGGGCGGCTCTACCGGGGGCGTACGGGGGTGGCGCGGCTGGCGCTCGCGGCCGGGGTGCCGATCATCCCGGTGGGTTCGCAGGGCACCGACAAGATCCAGCCGACCGGCCAGGTGCTGCCGAAGCTCAGGCGCGGCGAGGTGACGATCAAGTTCGGCAAGCCGATCGTCGTCGACAAGTGGCAGGACGCCGAGAGCACCTCGTCGGCCGCCCGGGAGATCACCGACACCGTGATGTCCGCCATCCAGGCTCTGACCGGCCAGGAGTACGTGCCGCGGTACGCGCCCAAGCGGGTGGAGAGCTGA
- a CDS encoding TIGR03960 family B12-binding radical SAM protein, producing MGSNSLTAAPTVWPQLERLLPLISKPIQYVGGELGATVKEWDSVTVRWALSYPDAYEVGLPNQGVQILYEVLNEQPDVLAERTYAVWPDLEKLMRERGVPQFTVDAHRPVRDFDVFGISFATELGYTNMLTMLDLAGIPLDAAARDESHPVVVAGGHAAFNPEPIADFIDAAVLGDGEEAVLEITQIVRQWKSEGSPGGRDELLLRLARTESVYVPRFYDVDYLPDGRIQRVVPNRADVPFRVHKRTTMDLDAWPYPKKPLVPLAETVHERFAVEIFRGCTRGCRFCQAGMITRPVRERSITTVGQMVKEGLEFSGFHEVGLLSLSSADHSEIGDICSGLADQYQGTNVSLSLPSTRVDAFNVDLAKELSRNGRRTGLTFAPEGGSERMRKVINKMVTEEDLIRTVVTAYTNGWRQVKLYFMCGLPTETDEDVLQIARLAHEVIKAGRAATGTRDIRCTVSIGGFVPKPHTPFQWASMERPEVIDDRLRQLKQAINADKSVGRAIGLRYHDGEPSLIEGLLARGDRRVGAVIRRVWENGGRFDGWSEHFDYRRWVDSAAEVLPAYGVDLDWFTVRERDELEVLPWDHLDSGLDKDWLWQDWQDSLREYEQDDCRWTPCFDCGVCPAMDTEIQIGPTGRKLLPLTPVGGLRHAHTS from the coding sequence ATGGGTTCGAACAGTCTGACCGCGGCACCGACCGTCTGGCCGCAGCTGGAGCGGCTGCTTCCGCTGATCTCCAAGCCGATCCAATACGTCGGCGGAGAGCTCGGCGCGACGGTGAAGGAGTGGGACTCCGTCACGGTGCGCTGGGCGCTGTCGTACCCGGACGCGTACGAGGTCGGCCTGCCCAACCAGGGCGTGCAGATCCTCTACGAGGTGCTGAACGAGCAGCCTGACGTGCTCGCCGAGCGGACCTACGCGGTCTGGCCGGACCTCGAGAAGCTGATGCGGGAGCGGGGCGTGCCCCAGTTCACCGTCGACGCCCACCGGCCGGTACGCGATTTCGACGTGTTCGGCATCTCGTTCGCGACCGAGCTGGGCTACACGAACATGCTCACCATGCTCGACCTGGCCGGGATTCCGCTGGACGCGGCCGCCCGGGACGAGTCGCACCCGGTGGTGGTCGCGGGCGGGCACGCCGCGTTCAACCCGGAGCCCATCGCCGACTTCATCGACGCCGCCGTGCTCGGTGACGGTGAGGAGGCGGTCCTCGAGATCACGCAGATCGTGCGCCAGTGGAAGTCCGAGGGCTCCCCGGGCGGCCGCGACGAGCTGCTGCTGCGCCTCGCTCGCACCGAGTCGGTGTACGTGCCCCGTTTCTACGACGTGGACTACCTGCCCGACGGGCGGATCCAGCGGGTCGTGCCGAACCGGGCGGACGTGCCGTTCCGGGTCCACAAGCGGACCACCATGGATCTGGACGCCTGGCCGTACCCCAAGAAGCCGCTCGTGCCGCTGGCCGAGACGGTGCACGAGCGGTTCGCCGTCGAGATCTTCCGCGGCTGTACGCGCGGCTGCCGGTTCTGCCAGGCGGGCATGATCACCCGGCCTGTCCGGGAGCGGTCGATCACCACTGTGGGGCAGATGGTGAAGGAGGGGCTGGAGTTCTCCGGCTTCCACGAGGTCGGTCTGCTGTCGCTGTCCAGCGCCGACCACAGCGAGATCGGCGACATCTGCTCCGGCCTCGCCGACCAGTACCAGGGCACCAACGTCTCCCTGTCGTTGCCGTCGACCCGGGTGGACGCCTTCAACGTGGATCTGGCCAAGGAGCTGTCCCGCAACGGGCGGCGTACCGGTCTGACGTTCGCTCCCGAGGGCGGCTCGGAGCGGATGCGCAAGGTCATCAACAAGATGGTCACCGAAGAGGACCTGATCCGGACGGTCGTGACGGCGTACACCAACGGCTGGCGGCAGGTGAAGCTCTACTTCATGTGCGGGCTGCCCACCGAGACCGACGAGGACGTGCTCCAGATCGCCCGGCTCGCGCACGAGGTGATCAAGGCCGGGCGGGCCGCCACCGGCACCCGGGACATCCGCTGCACCGTGTCCATCGGCGGGTTCGTGCCGAAGCCACACACCCCGTTCCAGTGGGCGTCCATGGAACGGCCGGAGGTCATCGACGACCGGCTGCGCCAGCTCAAGCAGGCGATCAACGCCGACAAGTCGGTCGGCCGGGCGATCGGGCTGCGCTACCACGACGGTGAGCCGTCCCTGATCGAGGGCCTGCTCGCACGGGGCGACCGCCGCGTCGGCGCGGTCATCCGGCGGGTCTGGGAGAACGGCGGCCGCTTCGACGGCTGGAGCGAGCACTTCGACTACCGGCGCTGGGTGGACTCGGCCGCCGAGGTCCTCCCGGCGTACGGGGTGGACCTGGACTGGTTCACCGTCCGGGAGCGTGACGAGCTGGAGGTCCTGCCCTGGGACCACCTCGACTCCGGGCTGGACAAGGACTGGCTCTGGCAGGACTGGCAGGACTCGCTGCGCGAGTACGAGCAGGACGACTGCCGGTGGACGCCCTGTTTCGACTGTGGTGTCTGCCCCGCGATGGACACCGAGATCCAGATCGGCCCGACCGGCCGCAAACTGCTCCCGCTGACGCCCGTCGGAGGACTCCGGCACGCCCACACATCGTGA